CCtcaacggatctgataaactagatgtcttGGATCCTGGAAAAGGATCcaccatttgaaccccttcatacACTTCAGTTtccatacggattgaagtatgataattgttattttcgGTACTggacatacacttgatacatgcccttccattccagttTGGGTCCACTACCGCCTCGGTTTACTGTCTAGCACATTTCTATAACCATTTcttaccaatccattagattcaggatggtattcactcgtattgactttctttatttgcattagaatttgacccacctgtccgcacctgtagcatttaaccctcCATcttgagtcagagattattataaaTGTCCTGCATTGCCCACACTCGAAAACTTCCTAAAGCCCACTctaatggctgttttactttttagtggtgtCCTTCAGTATACTGTCCaatctaaaacaggtttttatTCCCCTTCTGTCTCACCGACCTTCCCTAAATCAAGTGTACACTACAAAAGGTTTGCTAACACGGATAAGTTCCAACCCTACAGGATTCTTgttggcccttgtgacggaaacatatcaCATCCTTTAATATGGCACCTCTTacatatcttttaacatagtagaccagtaaaataatgacttggccatTCTTATTTCAACCCAGGAACCACTGAGGATCCCtaaagccatttcagaacgattgggattaatcaTCTACAACCACCTGGTccttagttaactgtgttgaactctgGTTCTCCTAACCACTGGATCAAGCATCATAATCTTATccaaatcaagaaatattgattctcCCAATTTCAACCTTTcattatcatctggattcctatttaatgcatctattattactcttaatttctaatctttcatttgttcttgtcccTGAATCTAATTCCATTCTGTATCTAATATTCTCTGTTGCATTCATTGACTATTTTCCCATcaatccccaaacttcttccttgccaacgtctccaatttcttctagatcagcaaaggtattgagtgtgttggtacaaGGTTTCGAGATAGCGCATCTCATTCTTTGCCTTATCAAATTCAATTTTCCTCTTAAGtactggataatcatgtgccaccgagttcttttaggactatgattgaaacctttaaaaaagtcagtaaggggctttcACCTCAGTTAGAACTTTCAACAtccccatagattatatatttaaaatgtaccaacaaTTAAAATGGCCCAGTCATTCCTATCTcctactgcatatttcttctctgacatttttaatttgcccAATAAAAATCAATGGGGAAAAAACCTTTGTCATGCTCACTAAAGAACACACCTCCTACATCCTTGATCTGATccattgcaataataaactctttagtaaaatcagggaaactttaaaatacagcagaactgattttttctttcaaggtatcaaaagcaatttgatgttgggattcccttTGTCCTTTACATCCTTCTTccgagatcagttaaaggagctccACTTACTGAATAATCTCATAAACTTACGATAATAACCCAAACCTCTTCTTTGCTGTATTATTTAACATTAGTccaacgggaaatttactaatagcagagattttatcatggactactttaagaccttgccttCTTACCATTTCCCAAATTCCTAACCcttctttaaaaactcacatttagaaatttttacttttagatgatgttctcttccctctgaaggactatttctagtttactctGTTGCTCCTCAAGGTGTTGGAAAATTccctaaatcatccatataagcatggagaatattccctagtaaatctccgaacacttattgatcattctagtgaacgtaactTTCAGCACTtccaacgtagcccaaatggcatacgtattCACTTCATTCCTCtagcttttctttctctctgcctaTCCTTCAGCaagttccagagaacctgccttaacaagtccaaggaagtaaaaatttattctgtcctaatagagacaaaatatcatctgtgcatttcttccacaccttcaTCATTTTGgtcctccaacttttatccatcaacacaaatcctccaggttttgtcctttttctttactttgcttctatcaagggaaaattataagggctgttagatttcttaataaccccctctttaacattttatctacctcaacattgatttcattcagaaatttgcctcccattctcctcctccaaatGACCTGCCCTGGAGTTCCTTTAAACCACTTTGATGTTCCTGACTCTCAGTTTCTCTAAAGCTCAGTACTATCCTGAAACATCACTTACtctatttggataaaagatcaaaaaatttcttgcttatatccctatctaagatgtctgcttcgatcttgcctttaattacctttaaaaagagaatcgtctgttgctgattcaaacacaatttcagcaactgtaacaACAACATTCGATGTTTATTGCTGGAGAtggacaatatgttgattttcatgtactgttaaagcaacatttaagtgattaaaaacttcaatgttaacccgaaaTCAGAAACTGTGtaaatgcttgcgtgactgaaagcccattgatctttaaggtatcaggaagaattaaaacctctgagcctggcaattttcttttaactgaccgtgagatacgatggtgtgtttggctcaatggtctctgactaaagactcaaaAGACTGCctgagaaaatgttgaaaaatgctgtaacaatatcattcTTACAGACAAGACAGGCTCTTCGATATacttatcttcttactctctgtctccttctgatccaaaacagatttcaatgtgtgtgaagaccgataaatttctctctctctcactccgtgtttctctctctcttaaaaacgttatgtaatgacattgatggatatcccataataacaaatattattcatccctctatataaAGGTatccccttttagcatttcccaaccaacacctgtCATTGTATCaaatgtaccaattacatctaattcattatttgaTGCTCAAACTAGcacatcagagcgttcgatgggaaatcttgaaaataaaatgattctctCCATTAAtcacgtggactacctgaatcaaaaaacaaactgaaatcaTCTCCTCCATTCTAACTCTCAAATTCacgtctaacttcttctgagccaataataccgtgtattttgcaaaaatcatccacaatctcatgtttgggagacactaactcgtttctggaaaattcttgtcttcaacATCATCTTGGAAACATCccacttattatctgattcaaaagtgatgataacccaatatcactctcaatcacccctttaagctggctatgtggtgtttgtcttattcggaaaattcactgactcACCTAAccgtttggaactgctgagccccTTGGCTTTCCCGACGATTCAGTCAACTACTTGTTTCTATCAAAcctgttctgcttgtaatgtttgttcataccatcccattcatctgTATGCTTTTTATCACTCATTACCAGTGTTTTGGCacttgtgttactgtttaaattcttctttcttgcattgcaatgactatacttatgatgcactcagttatggattgaacaatagcttcctacactcatttatcacatgaccaggttttttgcaaaacaaatgactgctgatggattatccATACAACCTGTTGCTCATGCATGATGTaggttcatttttgttttcttgatttcaaaatccatttatacaccccattctctctacaCTTGGACATATTGTTTCATCCttcctatagatatctaattctgagctatctgattgtaatttttcgtCAAAACactaaccaaaggttcaggtaacattgctgttacaagtgttaaaagaataacctgcagacagatttggaacaACTATCCAacaccattgacccaacttgagccatcaatcttTTTCTACTCTTAGCcttatctcctatcagagctgccctatctgctatacttagattagtcaaGATGTCTCAGTCTTATGATGTTGCAAAATTCAAGAACTTCatcaatgcatcctcactcccataaatggaacgcagattggctttgaaaccatcccaagtgtttgtttctttaaaagatattcccaaTCTATGGTCATCTCCCTTATCTTTTCACTCTTTTCTTGCAATTGTATTTACACCGGATCGGacaatggattttgccgtgaggtgtggCGTTCTATAGACCCAAGATTCGACACCCTCacgtcaaaaatccattgacgACCCAATCACAATTggcatctagcattaactaccgtaagtacatcttctgtggggaagtggtctcaccgttcgttcccacttggggttggattcattttcctactaagtttcctatctgcatgcctactctctaagtgatcccAAACCTATAACATTTAaactcaaactcccatccaacaaattcaggcatAATTGTCACTAAACCAGGAACGGTttgtaaataacaaccgagattcatataacttgacccaaaaaaaaataacatcacttatgaaaaatgcatcataaaatacaataatgaaaggtaataaatgcactttcctgaaaaagaacattCCCACagttaacaatgtgtcaggcgtaaaaaataaaaacacaaaatctgaaaaaactctttcatctgcaaccgcctacgtctgcaaggcaaaggtggATTCTTTCACTGCTcacttatatcagcaacctgccagagaccgaacactgtaaatgaatataccaactgttataaatccgcacaaattttacttttattggaTTCTGGCATATCGACGaggtttctctctgtctcaacattccgtaatttatttttcccagatGCCCAAACTTCTTatttgatgaatgttgattgcaaaACCCTAAACAACATACccagtgttgatgtgcaatgttgcgtaaaTACTGTGTACATTTCCCCATCCCATCttcttcctgatgcaaaaataaactaaggTACCTTTtccatacaacaaatctcttattgttttctttccgtctgcttGTAAACCATGTTTAACTGAAGATGACAACTGTCTACTTTTTTGGGCatctaacacacactctcttaacatatttattttcatgcactgtattttgcatctgcttaatttctcttcactcaacaaattgTGATTTTGTGTGCtgccttgcaatatctaccataccatCAAAATTCTAGTTTTagataaggactgtgtttggatcCCCTTTGGTTTAACATCTTCAGTTTTTCCATGGCTGTAGCCCTGTTTTGGAAGATAAAATTCCTGCCGACATCCACAGTGGTTTATCATGcatttctcataaaatcaattcctaataaaaaacatgttggcatatcattcccATCCATGactaaaaattatgtattatttcaaatccccataactgaatttttaagatgtacctcctcccatactaacacactccctttcCCAAgttcccaaaccatgtatccttacactcttgattttcttttttatcccaaATCGGATGCTTGTCCCCAATAATGTCTTAAAGcactaactactgtacttacTGATAACGTCACTTGTGCTCCCGTGTTTGACCAAACTTTCACAATATTCcttctgatccaccactacatttgttactaatttacctttattttcttcatgcaTAAATGCTCTCAAATatgctacattcacctgcttagcttcctcacaaccatcctcatcgcattcatcttcaacgatatcctcaaccctaccccttattccctcattttccccacaatcacctttcttaaccagccagctacaagtatcctttccacagtgaacatttaaaatcacattcataccattttcattcacccttcctttatactccaccagcctattccatccaaagaacaatcgtactgtaattttaaacatttcagccactaccaacaagactttcactaacttttcctcctcatctaattcccttccttcctcacgcactcctccttccggcatctcattcatcaccttttcacgtaacttcGTTCATGCtcgcaggtactccgtcaatcaacccatttgtttccaaattactcaaccccaaacagacattcccacactcgattctcccctacatactgttgttttaccacaaatcctacaggtacttggtccgggtcccagtcgctcctaaccctatcatctcgttcagtccacatacgcgacatagcatctgcaacaatattctgtctaccttgtacatactctaccttaaaactaaactcattcaaatcctctatcgttctcgcaattctagcattcacactctcctttttaaccatatatactagcggtcgatggtccgtccgtatcacaaaatctaccccatataaaaatactttcaacgctttcacacaaaaccttattgcagccaaaatcaccgaatatttcaactctgcctttccaaatgccttgctcacatacgcaattacttatctcaattgttctccccattcgccttctgcatttgtaccaagcatcctcccatactatatttacttgcatccgtatacagttctagtttattcgcattctcactatagtccgggaaagccaacgtcacgtctcttgcagcctcctctttcaatctctcgaacgcttctcatcccatttcaatcttacataatttctcttcccgtccattcagtaagtggtttcccgatccctgaacaatcttttataaacttccttccaaactcaattaaacctaaaatcctttcaactcacgcacggtccggggacgtggaaattccttaccttattcacgaacttatcactcttccttacacctcttccactcaccatatgccctaggaattccacctcccagccaaccaagcacacttttcaagttttacttttattcctacttcttccaacctttctaacactcgttcaagcagttccatattctcttctacagtctcactcgcaatcaaaatatcatctataaaaacagttaccttcttttgcgatcaaacccagccagaaccacattcattgccctttggaaggcagcaggcgcattagccagtccgaaacttaatctccggaactggtagtggcaggaactactagaaaaggccgtaatatgcctgctccccttcctccagaggcatctggtaatagccccttaccaaatctaattttgtaaacactttcattccattcatcttgtacacacaatcagacaccacattcatcgggaatcgctctttcacagttacttcattcaccttccgataatccacacacattcgcaaacttccatctggcttacgtaccggtacaatggggctattccaggcgctcgtactcctttcaatcactcccaccctctcaagctcctcacactgctcctctatctcacgattgatagatggagaaaaatgtcggggacgctgatatatgggggtgtcgtcttccagaactattttaaattctggaagcttgatccccaaaatcctcgtcatctccacgactcaatgcccctgcctatcccacaacattctcctcaatcgttctcttacgttatcacttacattttcatctacctttactctttctttcaactcctcatacgtccaatcattagctcctttcaaatcacctgtcatcacctgccgtaccttcacgtacctctcatcatcatccacattcaccaacgtacgtaatattcccacgcaatctccctcacatattcctcggactcgcttcttcctgacactcggcaatgacgttatatataccctcggatctcccatgttcaaaaccccatcatatacacacacatttgccctgactaatttatttatgtctattccctcaaccacatactcacacctatcattgttggctatcctgaggctatccggccatgccactttcacactcacaacttctccaatctcatgtggcacttttaccctctctgtcgcaattacaggcactctcttccacaatttttgctcaaccctaccatccttccccaaatacaaatccccaagcacatcccctttcatacgtaattcaattacattcatactaggacggaccaccatcccattttttttcaaaactcacatcccaataaaatatcatatttatcattcgtactctcaatcacacaaaaatcactttcatccatcactacaccccaatttctaaccgttcacacactcttccaaccactgctacccctaaatttccaatccctcttacttcccctgacagttcctaatctcacacatattcctcaatttctcacatccattcttaaatatgacattcatactacacccggtatctactaaggcaatcaatcttactccttacaaacacacttgcacactcatgcactcgtcagtctttccagcaaaacctccctcatgcaacaacccctcacgtacatgcatcacacgcaccgcttgcatcctggaggatccacccatttgaacccccttcacactcagtttcctgaattcgctgtcacagtcaccctctttcgtctacatacacttgatacatgcccttccattccacattcgtcacacttcgctctcggttctgaacacattctcgcataatgcccattcttaccacagttgccacatattacattcactcgggtacccctacaaccattagcaatatgacccacctgtccgcacctgtagcatttaacccccctatctttcatacactcccttaccaaatgtcccgattgcccacacccgaaacacgctcctaaagcccacctacactcattctttgtatgtccttcctttccacatctaaaacacttcatcgacttccactcaccgaccttcccctttgtacactactatccctaacccgtccaacccgttgttcccttacaaacccatcattcatcctcactggcacctccacattacttgctcttacactcctatctattacactatcggccattctcattgggcccctcaacactgcatccctaaagcttccaactctggtactctctcatctaccccagcccttacacttacacttctgctctctttataaccctgtcaagctcataatcttctacaatttccaaaatttctccccaagtcaacctttcattcgtccatcttttcttctccttccgcttcaagttcacaaattctctaactccatctggcactgtccctaacaacttccgtactaactccttacattcatctatcccatcatccccaaacttcttccttgccaacgtctccagcctacaagcatacagtgacaaggtttccccagctttcattcttgcctcatcaaattcattcttcctcttatacttaacactttcgtttcatacgcctcgcttgctcaactagtctagctttcaccttgtcatactcaacatccccacactcataataaccctatacatatcaagcaaaaacccagtcaaatattctcctaattctcgtgcccacactctcttactttcccccatacttatcctgacaaaacctttcatactccctaaagaaatcatgcacatccctacttccatactcattatacctttcacaccggggtacctccctcacatacatagcctttctcacttctttctcactttcactctcactttcacttctttcactctgtcctttcataccctcttccgaatacaaagagtccacttctgcacacttacattcatcttactcattacactcttcttccccttctttttatccacttttatccactcacctccatccacctcactatcactactgccttcaccctctcccttctttcctgcctttcccacttccttgcccttcttaccagtttcctttcccttttcccttcttccctttttcttcccctgacttatccttactttccctctgttccttcccttgcttttttcAACCTGACTGTTCTGGTCGAAAGACCCTGAGAATGTCACCTTTTGTGCAAAAATGTTTCTGCGTATCATGTCAGCTATTTTAGTCATCATAACACTCTGCTCATCTCGATCATTCTGGTATCCTTGTCGCAGAACAGTACCTACATCATCCTCATAAGCCATGAACACATCTCTGCCTTCTTTGTAGGCATTCATTGCTGGTAGATGCATGAGGATTCTGTCTTTAAGATGCGTACTGTTGACTCGAGTAGTAACATCCACGCCAAGCTGTTCTAGCCTGTCACTGTAGAGTGCCGTAAGATCTGCAAGTCTGAAAACCTTGATGCCTTCATCCTGCCTCTGTTCTTCTATGTATGATATCAGTTCTGCTAATGCGATACCTTTACAAGTTTGGTCATTGGAGGCATCTGGCTCATGTGTAATTATGCCACGCGCTTTATTGTACAGACTGGCAAGACATCTAGCATGATATTTTGCTTCGAGGGCAATCAGGTCACCTGAACTTAATTTTGCTAACAGTTGCTCGTCTTGAAGGTCATGGGCACACTTCCGCACTCGATAATCCAGCTGAAATGTACAGACTTCACGTAGTTTCTCTGTTGTCTCCCCTTTGGAGCAAAAGAAACACATGCGACCTTTATCCTCTACAGGTGTGGGGGTATCTGCATCCCCACTACTACTACAAGTGCTGCGTGTGAAGATCCTTTTGGAAGTTGTTGCTTCTTCAGTACATTTACGCTTCCGCTCCTTAGCACGATCCAGTTTACTTTTACTAAACTTCAAGTAACAAGATTTATGCCACTTTGCATTCTGTTCCTTAAATGTGGATGCTATACCATTTCCCTGGTCCAACTGTGTGATGTCTATCTGTATTGGCATTAAATTCAGTTTATGAAACTGAAGGACAGTCTCTGCTATGGTTCTGTAACCAACATCAGTAGGGCATATCAGTGCTTCTTTGCTTTCTAGCTGACACAGGATACACTTCGACCAGTCAGTCGCCTGACTTGGTACGGGGGAGGGACTTGCCATTTTTAAGCATGCATGGACAGGTTAGTTGACCATCACCACATTCACATACTACACTACACCACCACCAGGTTAGCAGCTACTCATCTATACTATCAGTTCCTGCAAAGAGAGGAAACAACAATAAGGGATGGGATAATGTTACAAAGTCATGAAAAGCATAGGCAAAAGACAATGTTGCTGGTCGAACCtgtgaaataacaaaatatgaatgaaatataagctTTCACAATGTAAAAAAGTGCAGCAAACTCGGGCAGCTGCTACTGGTTGTAAGTCACCTATtacaagcaaagaaagaaaagataatatatggcatgtatatataaatatatgtagcaaCATTGGTTTGTATAGGCTTGTCAGTGGCTCATACCGCTTGATATTATCTTTGTCAATACCGGTTGCTAAGAAAA
The DNA window shown above is from Macrobrachium rosenbergii isolate ZJJX-2024 chromosome 35, ASM4041242v1, whole genome shotgun sequence and carries:
- the LOC136856264 gene encoding uncharacterized protein — its product is MASPSPVPSQATDWSKCILCQLESKEALICPTDVGYRTIAETVLQFHKLNLMPIQIDITQLDQGNGIASTFKEQNAKWHKSCYLKFSKSKLDRAKERKRKCTEEATTSKRIFTRSTCSSSGDADTPTPVEDKGRMCFFCSKGETTEKLREVCTFQLDYRVRKCAHDLQDEQLLAKLSSGDLIALEAKYHARCLASLYNKARGIITHEPDASNDQTCKGIALAELISYIEEQRQDEGIKVFRLADLTALYSDRLEQLGVDVTTRVNSTHLKDRILMHLPAMNAYKEGRDVFMAYEDDVGTVLRQGYQNDRDEQSVMMTKIADMIRRNIFAQKVTFSGSFDQNSQVEKSKGRNRGKYLRA